From one Anopheles bellator chromosome 1, idAnoBellAS_SP24_06.2, whole genome shotgun sequence genomic stretch:
- the LOC131206391 gene encoding peptidyl-prolyl cis-trans isomerase H, with product MPTWTQMQSQLRNPSNPVVFMDITVGTSEIGRMVFELYADAVPKTCENFRQFCTGEYKKDGVAIGYKGSSFHRVIKDFMIQGGDFVNGDGTGVMSIYGTSTFPDEHFLLKHDAPGLLSMANSGKDTNGCQFFITCSKCNFLDYKHVVFGRVLDGLLIMRKIENVPTGPNNKPKLPVVISQCGQL from the exons ATGCCTACTTGGACGCAGATGCAGTCACAACTCCGTAATCCCAGCAACCCAGTGGTGTTCATGGATATAACGGTTGGAACGTCT GAAATAGGACGCATGGTGTTCGAGCTATACGCGGACGCGGTGCCGAAAACGTGTGAAAATTTCCGTCAATTCTGCACGGGCGAGTACAAAAAGGACGGTGTTGCGATCGGCTACAAAGGATCTAGTTTTCATCGCGTCATCAAGGACTTTATGATACAGGGCGGAGACTTTGTGAAC GGCGATGGAACGGGCGTCATGAGCATTTACGGTACTTCCACCTTTCCCGACGAGCATTTTCTGCTGAAACACGACGCACCGGGTCTGCTGTCGATGGCCAACAGTGGGAAGGACACGAACGGGTgtcagtttttcatcacctgTTCCAAGTGTAATTTTCTGGACTACAAGCACGTCGTTTTTGGGCGTGTTCTTGATGGGCTGTTGATTATGCGGAAGATTGAGAACGTCCCGACGGGACCGAATAACAAACCGAAACTGCCGGTCGTTATATCGCAGTGTGGTCAGCTGTAG
- the LOC131205256 gene encoding epsin-1 isoform X1, producing MRKTDTQMNVAGIRRNIKNIAHNYSDAQIKVREATSNDPWGPSSTIMAEIADLTYNVVAFSEIMQMIWKRMNDHGKNWRHVYKALLLLEYLIKTGTEKVAQQCKENIYAIQTLKEFQYMEEGKDQGMHVREKAKQLVSLLKDDERLKNERARALKAKERFARTASGFGSDGSIDGPTQRDSRPPNWGEGEPVAGVGPSGAGKPVSEIEFVRPQTVGEEELQLQLAMAMSREEAEQEEQKRRSDDVRLQLALSQSEQDFKKDGDPKQENSSALVDLLDISFGAASINNQALAGPSGSSATGGPIDPWGMPVAGGSRPTTLAVRSPHMESGRVVEAMATTDPWSRTSSPPAVDPWLNTASALPPAAPSTSKPPLLAGAGLDAWQTRTQSPSVTSGSSVEGWLQNGGPSGAGALLANGGAGPSNGNVDPWLSKTGAIAASAPSSAPGDPWQGNKRSTPVPAVAATADPWQPNAASAGKLDPWAPVASGSATGSIGDLGAAFGGGVPPNRPSPVGAITSPVSDLDEFDIITKRAVSNNSSSSTNNNYNHNALTSNNLNNNSSLLLGDLDPLSSSGTNSSSPSAGGSNAGAVKKTPQSFLGENSALVNLDNLIKPMPSGGGLGATAPSASAAAYNPFGETGTAGPPAQKNLFQQNQPQVPSINQLKQSPFPVTLNQDPWAPVSNMAAAQHDVGEDIECFPYAPSVEASERPHELDANANCKIQPMAAEEATTELGWRNLDPIADYDYSTRRAEEDDDIFNTNFALSSPTTTDNVGGVGLVESHLTAAQLDSTRPLRQLYDFHFAIDADIYPQIPARSAPLAVDTVTGGQFDMLSNAADSTPGSIHIQSNGNTAFTATGACNANSNGNYDNTLNNNNNAPWMNPQSSNPFLS from the exons A TGAGGAAAACCGACACACAAATGAACGTAGCTGGCATACGCCGAAACATAAAGAATATCGCCCACAACTACTCCGATGCGCAGATTAAGGTGCGGGAGGCCACCTCGAACGATCCATGGGGACCGTCGTCCACGATCATGGCGGAGATCGCCGACCTGACGTACAACGTGGTGGCGTTCTCCGAGATTATGCAGATGATTTGGAAGCGCATGAACGATCACGGCAAAAACTGGAGGCATGTCTACAAGGCACTG CTTCTATTGGAATACCTCATCAAAACGGGCACCGAGAAGGTGGCCCAACAGTGCAAGGAAAACATTTACGCCATCCAAACGCTAAAAGAGTTCCAGTACATGGAGGAGGGCAAGGACCAGGGCATGCACGTGCGGGAGAAGGCCAAACAGCTCGTGTCTCTGCTGAAGGACGACGAGCGCCTAAAGAACGAGCGTGCCCGTGCCCTGAAGGCGAAGGAACGGTTCGCCCGGACGGCCAGCGGTTTCGGTAGTGATGGTTCGATCGATGGTCCGACGCAGCGTGATTCACGG CCACCGAACTGGGGCGAAGGCGAGCCAGTCGCGGGCGTAGGGCCCAGTGGCGCCGGCAAGCCGGTATCGGAGATTGAGTTCGTGCGACCGCAAACGGTCGGCGAAGAGGAACTGCAGCTCCAGCTGGCCATGGCCATGTCTCGCGAGGAGGCAGAACAGGAAGAACAGAAGCGACGCAGTGACGACGTGCGGTTGCAGTTGGCGCTCAGTCAGAGTGAACAGGACTTTAA AAAGGATGGTGACCCAAAGCAGGAGAACAGCAGTGCACTCGTTGATCTGCTGGACATCTCGTTCGGAGCGGCATCGATCAATAACCAGGCACTTGCCGGCCCATCCGGTAGTAGCGCCACTGGTGGACCTATCGATCCGTGGGGTATGCCAGTGGCCGGCGGTTCGAGACCTACG ACTTTAGCAGTCCGATCGCCGCACATGGAAAGCGGAAGAGTGGTTGAGGCTATGGCG ACAACCGACCCATGGTCCCGGACTTCTTCTCCACCGGCGGTAGATCCATGGCTGAACACGGCGTCCGCcctgccaccggcggcaccatcGACCTCAAAACCtccgctgctggccggtgctggTCTCGATGCGTGGCAAACTCGAACTCAGTCGCCTTCGGTCACATCCGGGTCATCGGTCGAAGGATGGTTGCAAAATGGTGGACCCAGCGGTGCTGGCGCTCTGCTGGCGAATGGTGGCGCTGGGCCCAGTAATGGAAACGTTGATCCGTGGTTGAGCAAAACAGGCGCTATAGCGGCCAGTGCG CCTTCGAGTGCGCCGGGTGATCCGTGGCAAGGTAATAAGAGATCTACACCAgtgcctgctgttgctgctactgccgaTCCATGGCAGCCTAATGCGGCCTCCGCGGGTAAGCTTGACCCGTGGGCTCCCGTTGCGAGTGGCTCCGCTACCGGAAGCATCGGCGACCTGGGAGcagctttcggtggtggtgtaccCCCGAATCGGCCCTCACCGGTCGGTGCGATCACATCGCCTGTGTCCGATTTAGACGAGTTTGATATCATCACGAAGCGGGCAGtcagcaacaacagtagcagtagcaccaacaacaactaTAACCACAATGCGTTGACCAGCAACAACctaaacaacaacagct CCCTGCTCCTCGGTGATTTGGATCCACTGTCCTCATCCGGCACGAACTCAAGCTCGCCCAGTGCTGGCGGCAGTAATGCAGGAGCGGTGAAAAAGACGCCCCAATCTTTCCTCGGTGAAAACTCAGCCCTTGTCAATCTGGACAATCTAATCAAACCGATGCCAAGTGGCGGTGGCCTCGGCGCGACGGCCCCCAGTGCTTCGGCTGCTGCCTACAATCCATTCGGTGAAACTGGTACCGCGGGCCCGCCAGCGCAAAAGAACCTATTCCAACAGAATCAACCTCAG GTTCCGTCCATCAATCAGCTGAAACAGTCACCGTTCCCCGTGACGCTCAATCAGGATCCGTGGGCACCGGTTTCCAACATGGCCGCGGCGCAA CATGATGTTGGCGAGGACATCGAATGTTTCCCATACGCGCCGTCGGTGGAAGCTTCGGAGCGCCCTCACGAGCTTGACGCTAATGCTAATTGCAAAATTCAACCGATGGCTGCAGAAGAAGCCACCACTGAACTTGGTTGGAGGAATCTTGACCCTATCGCCGATTACGATTACTCCACTCGTCGAGCCGAGGAAGACGACGATATTTTCAACACAAACTTCGCACTTTCTTCCCCGACCACAACGGATAACGTTGGAGGTGTCGGGCTAGTTGAAAGCCATTTGACGGCGGCGCAATTGGACAGCACACGCCCGTTGCGTCAGCTTTACGATTTCCATTTCGCAATCGATGCTGATATTTACCCGCAAATTCCGGCAAGATCCGCGCCCTTGGCGGTAGACACTGTGACCGGTGGTCAGTTTGATATGCTGTCGAATGCGGCTGACAGCACGCCAGGGAGCATTCATATTCAGAGCAACGGAAATACGGCTTTTACGGCCACCGGTGCATGCAATGCTAACAGTAACGGAAATTACGAT AATACCctcaacaataacaacaatgcGCCCTGGATGAATCCTCAGTCATCGAATCCATTCCTGTCCTAA
- the LOC131205256 gene encoding epsin-1 isoform X2, protein MRKTDTQMNVAGIRRNIKNIAHNYSDAQIKVREATSNDPWGPSSTIMAEIADLTYNVVAFSEIMQMIWKRMNDHGKNWRHVYKALLLLEYLIKTGTEKVAQQCKENIYAIQTLKEFQYMEEGKDQGMHVREKAKQLVSLLKDDERLKNERARALKAKERFARTASGFGSDGSIDGPTQRDSRPPNWGEGEPVAGVGPSGAGKPVSEIEFVRPQTVGEEELQLQLAMAMSREEAEQEEQKRRSDDVRLQLALSQSEQDFKKDGDPKQENSSALVDLLDISFGAASINNQALAGPSGSSATGGPIDPWGMPVAGGSRPTTTDPWSRTSSPPAVDPWLNTASALPPAAPSTSKPPLLAGAGLDAWQTRTQSPSVTSGSSVEGWLQNGGPSGAGALLANGGAGPSNGNVDPWLSKTGAIAASAPSSAPGDPWQGNKRSTPVPAVAATADPWQPNAASAGKLDPWAPVASGSATGSIGDLGAAFGGGVPPNRPSPVGAITSPVSDLDEFDIITKRAVSNNSSSSTNNNYNHNALTSNNLNNNSSLLLGDLDPLSSSGTNSSSPSAGGSNAGAVKKTPQSFLGENSALVNLDNLIKPMPSGGGLGATAPSASAAAYNPFGETGTAGPPAQKNLFQQNQPQVPSINQLKQSPFPVTLNQDPWAPVSNMAAAQHDVGEDIECFPYAPSVEASERPHELDANANCKIQPMAAEEATTELGWRNLDPIADYDYSTRRAEEDDDIFNTNFALSSPTTTDNVGGVGLVESHLTAAQLDSTRPLRQLYDFHFAIDADIYPQIPARSAPLAVDTVTGGQFDMLSNAADSTPGSIHIQSNGNTAFTATGACNANSNGNYDNTLNNNNNAPWMNPQSSNPFLS, encoded by the exons A TGAGGAAAACCGACACACAAATGAACGTAGCTGGCATACGCCGAAACATAAAGAATATCGCCCACAACTACTCCGATGCGCAGATTAAGGTGCGGGAGGCCACCTCGAACGATCCATGGGGACCGTCGTCCACGATCATGGCGGAGATCGCCGACCTGACGTACAACGTGGTGGCGTTCTCCGAGATTATGCAGATGATTTGGAAGCGCATGAACGATCACGGCAAAAACTGGAGGCATGTCTACAAGGCACTG CTTCTATTGGAATACCTCATCAAAACGGGCACCGAGAAGGTGGCCCAACAGTGCAAGGAAAACATTTACGCCATCCAAACGCTAAAAGAGTTCCAGTACATGGAGGAGGGCAAGGACCAGGGCATGCACGTGCGGGAGAAGGCCAAACAGCTCGTGTCTCTGCTGAAGGACGACGAGCGCCTAAAGAACGAGCGTGCCCGTGCCCTGAAGGCGAAGGAACGGTTCGCCCGGACGGCCAGCGGTTTCGGTAGTGATGGTTCGATCGATGGTCCGACGCAGCGTGATTCACGG CCACCGAACTGGGGCGAAGGCGAGCCAGTCGCGGGCGTAGGGCCCAGTGGCGCCGGCAAGCCGGTATCGGAGATTGAGTTCGTGCGACCGCAAACGGTCGGCGAAGAGGAACTGCAGCTCCAGCTGGCCATGGCCATGTCTCGCGAGGAGGCAGAACAGGAAGAACAGAAGCGACGCAGTGACGACGTGCGGTTGCAGTTGGCGCTCAGTCAGAGTGAACAGGACTTTAA AAAGGATGGTGACCCAAAGCAGGAGAACAGCAGTGCACTCGTTGATCTGCTGGACATCTCGTTCGGAGCGGCATCGATCAATAACCAGGCACTTGCCGGCCCATCCGGTAGTAGCGCCACTGGTGGACCTATCGATCCGTGGGGTATGCCAGTGGCCGGCGGTTCGAGACCTACG ACAACCGACCCATGGTCCCGGACTTCTTCTCCACCGGCGGTAGATCCATGGCTGAACACGGCGTCCGCcctgccaccggcggcaccatcGACCTCAAAACCtccgctgctggccggtgctggTCTCGATGCGTGGCAAACTCGAACTCAGTCGCCTTCGGTCACATCCGGGTCATCGGTCGAAGGATGGTTGCAAAATGGTGGACCCAGCGGTGCTGGCGCTCTGCTGGCGAATGGTGGCGCTGGGCCCAGTAATGGAAACGTTGATCCGTGGTTGAGCAAAACAGGCGCTATAGCGGCCAGTGCG CCTTCGAGTGCGCCGGGTGATCCGTGGCAAGGTAATAAGAGATCTACACCAgtgcctgctgttgctgctactgccgaTCCATGGCAGCCTAATGCGGCCTCCGCGGGTAAGCTTGACCCGTGGGCTCCCGTTGCGAGTGGCTCCGCTACCGGAAGCATCGGCGACCTGGGAGcagctttcggtggtggtgtaccCCCGAATCGGCCCTCACCGGTCGGTGCGATCACATCGCCTGTGTCCGATTTAGACGAGTTTGATATCATCACGAAGCGGGCAGtcagcaacaacagtagcagtagcaccaacaacaactaTAACCACAATGCGTTGACCAGCAACAACctaaacaacaacagct CCCTGCTCCTCGGTGATTTGGATCCACTGTCCTCATCCGGCACGAACTCAAGCTCGCCCAGTGCTGGCGGCAGTAATGCAGGAGCGGTGAAAAAGACGCCCCAATCTTTCCTCGGTGAAAACTCAGCCCTTGTCAATCTGGACAATCTAATCAAACCGATGCCAAGTGGCGGTGGCCTCGGCGCGACGGCCCCCAGTGCTTCGGCTGCTGCCTACAATCCATTCGGTGAAACTGGTACCGCGGGCCCGCCAGCGCAAAAGAACCTATTCCAACAGAATCAACCTCAG GTTCCGTCCATCAATCAGCTGAAACAGTCACCGTTCCCCGTGACGCTCAATCAGGATCCGTGGGCACCGGTTTCCAACATGGCCGCGGCGCAA CATGATGTTGGCGAGGACATCGAATGTTTCCCATACGCGCCGTCGGTGGAAGCTTCGGAGCGCCCTCACGAGCTTGACGCTAATGCTAATTGCAAAATTCAACCGATGGCTGCAGAAGAAGCCACCACTGAACTTGGTTGGAGGAATCTTGACCCTATCGCCGATTACGATTACTCCACTCGTCGAGCCGAGGAAGACGACGATATTTTCAACACAAACTTCGCACTTTCTTCCCCGACCACAACGGATAACGTTGGAGGTGTCGGGCTAGTTGAAAGCCATTTGACGGCGGCGCAATTGGACAGCACACGCCCGTTGCGTCAGCTTTACGATTTCCATTTCGCAATCGATGCTGATATTTACCCGCAAATTCCGGCAAGATCCGCGCCCTTGGCGGTAGACACTGTGACCGGTGGTCAGTTTGATATGCTGTCGAATGCGGCTGACAGCACGCCAGGGAGCATTCATATTCAGAGCAACGGAAATACGGCTTTTACGGCCACCGGTGCATGCAATGCTAACAGTAACGGAAATTACGAT AATACCctcaacaataacaacaatgcGCCCTGGATGAATCCTCAGTCATCGAATCCATTCCTGTCCTAA
- the LOC131205256 gene encoding epsin-1 isoform X3: protein MRKTDTQMNVAGIRRNIKNIAHNYSDAQIKVREATSNDPWGPSSTIMAEIADLTYNVVAFSEIMQMIWKRMNDHGKNWRHVYKALLLLEYLIKTGTEKVAQQCKENIYAIQTLKEFQYMEEGKDQGMHVREKAKQLVSLLKDDERLKNERARALKAKERFARTASGFGSDGSIDGPTQRDSRPPNWGEGEPVAGVGPSGAGKPVSEIEFVRPQTVGEEELQLQLAMAMSREEAEQEEQKRRSDDVRLQLALSQSEQDFKKDGDPKQENSSALVDLLDISFGAASINNQALAGPSGSSATGGPIDPWGMPVAGGSRPTTLAVRSPHMESGRVVEAMATTDPWSRTSSPPAVDPWLNTASALPPAAPSTSKPPLLAGAGLDAWQTRTQSPSVTSGSSVEGWLQNGGPSGAGALLANGGAGPSNGNVDPWLSKTGAIAASAPSSAPGDPWQGNKRSTPVPAVAATADPWQPNAASAGKLDPWAPVASGSATGSIGDLGAAFGGGVPPNRPSPVGAITSPVSDLDEFDIITKRAVSNNSSSSTNNNYNHNALTSNNLNNNSSLLLGDLDPLSSSGTNSSSPSAGGSNAGAVKKTPQSFLGENSALVNLDNLIKPMPSGGGLGATAPSASAAAYNPFGETGTAGPPAQKNLFQQNQPQVPSINQLKQSPFPVTLNQDPWAPVSNMAAAQNTLNNNNNAPWMNPQSSNPFLS, encoded by the exons A TGAGGAAAACCGACACACAAATGAACGTAGCTGGCATACGCCGAAACATAAAGAATATCGCCCACAACTACTCCGATGCGCAGATTAAGGTGCGGGAGGCCACCTCGAACGATCCATGGGGACCGTCGTCCACGATCATGGCGGAGATCGCCGACCTGACGTACAACGTGGTGGCGTTCTCCGAGATTATGCAGATGATTTGGAAGCGCATGAACGATCACGGCAAAAACTGGAGGCATGTCTACAAGGCACTG CTTCTATTGGAATACCTCATCAAAACGGGCACCGAGAAGGTGGCCCAACAGTGCAAGGAAAACATTTACGCCATCCAAACGCTAAAAGAGTTCCAGTACATGGAGGAGGGCAAGGACCAGGGCATGCACGTGCGGGAGAAGGCCAAACAGCTCGTGTCTCTGCTGAAGGACGACGAGCGCCTAAAGAACGAGCGTGCCCGTGCCCTGAAGGCGAAGGAACGGTTCGCCCGGACGGCCAGCGGTTTCGGTAGTGATGGTTCGATCGATGGTCCGACGCAGCGTGATTCACGG CCACCGAACTGGGGCGAAGGCGAGCCAGTCGCGGGCGTAGGGCCCAGTGGCGCCGGCAAGCCGGTATCGGAGATTGAGTTCGTGCGACCGCAAACGGTCGGCGAAGAGGAACTGCAGCTCCAGCTGGCCATGGCCATGTCTCGCGAGGAGGCAGAACAGGAAGAACAGAAGCGACGCAGTGACGACGTGCGGTTGCAGTTGGCGCTCAGTCAGAGTGAACAGGACTTTAA AAAGGATGGTGACCCAAAGCAGGAGAACAGCAGTGCACTCGTTGATCTGCTGGACATCTCGTTCGGAGCGGCATCGATCAATAACCAGGCACTTGCCGGCCCATCCGGTAGTAGCGCCACTGGTGGACCTATCGATCCGTGGGGTATGCCAGTGGCCGGCGGTTCGAGACCTACG ACTTTAGCAGTCCGATCGCCGCACATGGAAAGCGGAAGAGTGGTTGAGGCTATGGCG ACAACCGACCCATGGTCCCGGACTTCTTCTCCACCGGCGGTAGATCCATGGCTGAACACGGCGTCCGCcctgccaccggcggcaccatcGACCTCAAAACCtccgctgctggccggtgctggTCTCGATGCGTGGCAAACTCGAACTCAGTCGCCTTCGGTCACATCCGGGTCATCGGTCGAAGGATGGTTGCAAAATGGTGGACCCAGCGGTGCTGGCGCTCTGCTGGCGAATGGTGGCGCTGGGCCCAGTAATGGAAACGTTGATCCGTGGTTGAGCAAAACAGGCGCTATAGCGGCCAGTGCG CCTTCGAGTGCGCCGGGTGATCCGTGGCAAGGTAATAAGAGATCTACACCAgtgcctgctgttgctgctactgccgaTCCATGGCAGCCTAATGCGGCCTCCGCGGGTAAGCTTGACCCGTGGGCTCCCGTTGCGAGTGGCTCCGCTACCGGAAGCATCGGCGACCTGGGAGcagctttcggtggtggtgtaccCCCGAATCGGCCCTCACCGGTCGGTGCGATCACATCGCCTGTGTCCGATTTAGACGAGTTTGATATCATCACGAAGCGGGCAGtcagcaacaacagtagcagtagcaccaacaacaactaTAACCACAATGCGTTGACCAGCAACAACctaaacaacaacagct CCCTGCTCCTCGGTGATTTGGATCCACTGTCCTCATCCGGCACGAACTCAAGCTCGCCCAGTGCTGGCGGCAGTAATGCAGGAGCGGTGAAAAAGACGCCCCAATCTTTCCTCGGTGAAAACTCAGCCCTTGTCAATCTGGACAATCTAATCAAACCGATGCCAAGTGGCGGTGGCCTCGGCGCGACGGCCCCCAGTGCTTCGGCTGCTGCCTACAATCCATTCGGTGAAACTGGTACCGCGGGCCCGCCAGCGCAAAAGAACCTATTCCAACAGAATCAACCTCAG GTTCCGTCCATCAATCAGCTGAAACAGTCACCGTTCCCCGTGACGCTCAATCAGGATCCGTGGGCACCGGTTTCCAACATGGCCGCGGCGCAA AATACCctcaacaataacaacaatgcGCCCTGGATGAATCCTCAGTCATCGAATCCATTCCTGTCCTAA